A genomic stretch from Carassius auratus strain Wakin chromosome 35, ASM336829v1, whole genome shotgun sequence includes:
- the LOC113054518 gene encoding dolichyl-diphosphooligosaccharide--protein glycosyltransferase subunit STT3A-like, whose protein sequence is MTKLGFLRLSYEKQDTLLKLLILSMAAILSFSTRLFSVLRFESVIHEFDPYFNYRTTRFLTEEGFYQFHNWFDDRAWYPLGRIIGGTIYPGLMITSAALYHVLHFFHISIDIRNVCVFLAPLFSSFTAIVTYHFTKELKDAGAGLLAAAMIAIVPGYISRSVAGSYDNEGIAIFCMLLTYYMWIKAVKTGSIYWSSMCALAYFYMVSSWGGYVFLINLIPLHVLVLMLTGRFTHRIYVAYCTVYCLGTVLSMQISFVGFQPVQSSEHMAAFGVFGLCQIHAFVDYLRSKLNTQQFEVLFKSVISLVGIILLSAGGVLMLTGKISPWTGRFYSLLDPSYAKNNIPIIASVSEHQPTTWSSYYFDLQLLVFMFPVGLYYCFNNLSDATIFIIMYGVTSMYFSAVMVRLMLVLAPVMCILSGIGVSQVLTTYMKNLDVSRPDKKSKKQQDSTYPIKNEVASGMILVMAFFLITYTFHSTWVTSEAYSSPSIVLSARGGDGSRIIFDDFREAYYWLRHNTPEDAKVMSWWDYGYQITAMANRTILVDNNTWNNTHISRVGQAMASTEEKAYEIMRELDVSYVLVIFGGLTGYSSDDINKFLWMVRIGGSTDTGRHIKEHDYYTPTGEFRVDREGSPVLLNCLMYKMCYYRFGQVYTEAKRPPGYDRVRNAEIGNKDFELDVLEEAYTTEHWLVRIYKVKDLDNRGLSRT, encoded by the exons ATGACCAAGCTGGGCTTCCTGCGTCTGTCCTACGAGAAACAGGACACCCTGCTGAAGCTGCTCATCCTGTCTATGGCAGCCATCCTCT CGTTCTCCACCAGACTGTTCTCTGTGCTTCGGTTCGAGAGTGTTATCCATGAGTTCGATCC TTATTTCAATTACCGGACCACTCGCTTCTTGACGGAAGAGGGCTTTTACCAATTCCATAACTGGTTTGATGATCGGGCTTGGTATCCACTTGGGAGGATTATAGGAGGCACCATCTATCCCG ggTTGATGATCACATCTGCAGCTTTGTATCACGTTCTACACTTCTTCCACATTTCCATCGACATccgcaatgtgtgtgtgttcctcgcccctctcttctcctccttcaCCGCTATCGTCACCTACCACTTCACAAAAGAGCTCAAG GATGCAGGTGCAGGGCTTCTGGCTGCCGCCATGATCGCCATCGTGCCTGGATACATCTCCCGTTCTGTGGCAGGCTCTTATGACAATGAAG GAATCGCCATTTTCTGCATGCTGTTGACGTACTACATGTGGATCAAAGCAGTGAAGACGGGCTCCATTTATTGGTCGTCCATGTGCGCGCTGGCATATTTTTACATG GTGTCCTCCTGGGGTGGTTATGTGTTTCTGATTAACCTCATTCCCCTCCACGTGCTGGTGTTGATGCTCACCGGACGTTTCACTCATCGCATCTATGTGGCGTACTGCACAGTCTACTGCCTGGGCACCGTCCTCTCCATGCAGATCTCTTTTGTTGGATTCCAG CCTGTCCAGTCCTCTGAACACATGGCTGCATTCGGGGTGTTTGGCCTGTGTCAGATTCACGCCTTTGTCGATTACCTGCGGAGCAAACTGAACACGCAGCAGTTTGAAGTGTTGTTCAAGAGCGTCATTTCGCTAGTCGGTATCATCCTGCTCTCTGCAGGTGGAGTGCTCATGCTGACAG GGAAAATCTCACCTTGGACTGGCCGTTTTTACTCTCTGCTGGATCCATCCTACGCCAAGAACAACATCCCCATCATCGCCTCTGTGTCTGAGCATCAGCCCACCACCTGGTCCTCCTACTACTTTGACCTGCAGCTTCTGGTCTTCATGTTTCCAG TTGGCCTTTATTACTGCTTTAACAACCTCTCTGATGCCACGATTTTCATCATCATGTATGGCGTCACCAGCATGTACTTCTCAGCTGTGATG GTGCGTCTCATGTTAGTCTTGGCTCCCGTCATGTGCATCCTGTCTGGCATCGGCGTTTCTCAGGTTCTCACCACCTACATGAAGAACCTGGATGTCAGTCGACCGGACAAGAAGTCCAAGAAGCAGCAGGACTCCACTTACCCAATCAAAAATGAG GTGGCAAGCGGGATGATTCTGGTCATGGCGTTTTTCCTCATCACATACACCTTCCACTCCACCTGGGTGACCAGCGAGGCGTACTCCTCCCCGTCCATCGTGCTCTCCGCCCGCGGTGGTGATGGCAGCCGCATCATCTTCGATGACTTCAGAGAGGCGTATTACTGGCTCAGACACAACACACCAGAG GATGCTAAAGTCATGTCGTGGTGGGATTATGGGTATCAAATAACAGCGATGGCCAATCGAACGATTCTGGTTGACAACAACACTTGGAATAACACTCACATCTCCAGAGTGGGTCAG GCCATGGCCTCCACTGAGGAGAAAGCCTATGAGATTATGCGAGAACTGGATGTTAGTTACGTCCTGGTGATCTTTGGTGGACTGACAGGATATTCATCTGACG ACATTAATAAGTTCCTGTGGATGGTCCGGATCGGGGGCAGCACGGACACAGGGAGGCACATAAAGGAACATGACTACTACACACCCACCGGAGAGTTCCGTGTGGACCGCGAGGGGTCCCCCGTCCTGCTCAACTGCCTCATGTACAAGATGTGCTACTATCGCTTCGGCCAGGTTTACACTGAAgcca aGCGTCCTCCTGGTTACGACAGGGTTCGTAATGCTGAGATTGGCAACAAGGACTTTGAGCTGGATGTGCTGGAGGAAGCATATACTACAGAGCACTGGCTTGTCAGGATATACAAG GTCAAAGACCTTGACAACCGTGGCCTCTCAAGAACGTAA